The proteins below come from a single Deltaproteobacteria bacterium GWA2_45_12 genomic window:
- a CDS encoding phage antirepressor protein: protein MEIKMALFKGKQIRKMIHENEWWFSVIDVCHALTDSPDSGAYWRKLKQRLKEEGSEVVTFCHGLKLPAADGKKYETDCANTEGIFRIIQSIPSPKAEPFKRWLAKVGFERIQEIENPELATKRTRLLYKLKGYPEDWIEKRMRGIAIREELTDEWQKRGAQEQRNYEILTAEISKATFGVTPSEYKNLKGLKRENLRDHMDDFELIFTMLGERVTTEIHRTEDSQGVPKLKSDAQSGGKIAGNARREVEERLGRPIVSKNNFLPRTKSIKVLKGK, encoded by the coding sequence ATGGAAATAAAAATGGCCCTCTTCAAGGGCAAACAAATCAGAAAAATGATTCATGAGAATGAGTGGTGGTTCTCGGTTATCGACGTTTGTCATGCGCTTACCGACAGCCCTGATTCGGGGGCCTATTGGAGGAAGCTCAAACAGAGGCTCAAAGAGGAAGGAAGTGAGGTCGTGACATTTTGTCACGGACTGAAATTGCCCGCTGCTGACGGCAAGAAATACGAAACGGATTGTGCCAATACCGAAGGGATATTCCGGATTATCCAGTCCATCCCATCGCCAAAGGCCGAACCCTTCAAGCGGTGGCTGGCCAAGGTGGGCTTTGAGCGTATTCAGGAGATCGAAAATCCGGAGCTCGCCACCAAGCGCACGCGACTGCTCTACAAATTAAAAGGCTATCCTGAAGATTGGATCGAGAAGCGGATGCGCGGCATTGCGATCCGCGAGGAGTTGACGGACGAATGGCAGAAGCGCGGTGCCCAGGAACAGAGGAATTACGAAATTTTGACCGCGGAAATTTCAAAGGCCACCTTCGGGGTAACGCCCAGTGAATACAAAAACCTGAAAGGTCTCAAACGCGAAAACCTGCGCGATCACATGGATGACTTCGAACTGATTTTTACGATGCTTGGCGAACGTGTCACCACAGAGATTCATCGTACCGAGGATTCCCAAGGTGTACCCAAACTAAAAAGCGATGCTCAATCCGGAGGAAAGATCGCCGGCAACGCCAGGAGAGAGGTAGAAGAACGCCTTGGGCGTCCAATTGTTTCTAAAAACAATTTTTTACCGCGAACAAAATCCATCAAGGTTTTGAAAGGAAAATAA
- a CDS encoding restriction endonuclease subunit R: MSNDIATKLKTALEECERLRDENKVLRHKLSLSEPTIEQIPIVKQATNSNLLSTIQKISLFRSFFRGQENVFAFRWEGKGGKSGYSPACGNEWVPGICEKPRIKCSDCPNQKFLPMTDQIIHDHLIGKRTIGIYPLLPDETCHLLAADFDKENWLEDTRSFLQACREQEIDCILERSRSGKGGHVWIFFEKPIAASQARRLGSFLLTKAMEKRHQVGLDSYDRLFPNQDTMPKGGFGNLIALPLQREPRSRGNSAFIDENGNLHENQWSVLSGIKKINQNRIHDLLSSVDFHAEVGEIPLISDEDEKPIKPWEKQKQKSHKVKGPFPEKVRITLANMVYVEKSGLPSAMLNRILRLAAFQNPEFYKTQAMRLSTYDKPRIISCGNEFPDHVAIPRGCLKEVIELLNEYGIKQEVSDERFMGKPIQARFIGKLRELQKQSVSELMKHDMGVLSATTAFGKTVVAAWMIAKRKTNTLILVHRKQLMDQWKERLSLFLEMPAKSIGEIGGGRSKATGFIDIATMQTLCREGEVKPIVADYGHVIIDECHHISAFSFEQVLKQVKAKYVLGLTATPVRKDGHHPIITMQCGPIRFKVTPKQHQELTGFEHGVIPRYTSFRLPEFSARLSIQEIYSALIQNKSRNDLIFDDLMKALETGRSPLILTERTEHLEEIEKRLKGFAKNVFVLRGGMSKKQRTTLMDEIHKLPDSEERVILATGRYIGEGFDDSRLDTLFLVIPISWKGTLQQYVGRLHRSHAGKKVLQVYDYVDQEVPMLRRMFLRRLQGYKTIGYSLKEGNLNSPKAPIYLRDDTQ; the protein is encoded by the coding sequence ATGAGTAACGATATTGCTACAAAATTAAAAACAGCCTTAGAAGAATGCGAACGGCTTCGTGATGAGAATAAAGTTTTACGTCACAAGCTGAGCCTGTCGGAGCCAACCATCGAGCAAATTCCTATAGTGAAGCAGGCCACGAATTCCAACCTTTTATCGACAATTCAAAAAATATCCTTGTTCCGTTCCTTTTTTCGCGGACAAGAAAACGTGTTTGCTTTTCGTTGGGAAGGCAAAGGAGGTAAGTCGGGTTACTCGCCTGCTTGTGGCAATGAATGGGTTCCCGGTATTTGTGAAAAACCGCGGATCAAATGTTCCGATTGCCCCAATCAAAAATTTCTACCCATGACCGATCAGATTATTCATGATCACCTGATCGGCAAAAGAACTATCGGCATTTATCCGTTGCTTCCGGATGAAACCTGTCACCTTCTTGCCGCTGATTTTGATAAAGAGAATTGGCTGGAGGATACGCGCTCGTTTCTTCAAGCATGCCGTGAACAGGAGATTGATTGCATTTTGGAGCGGTCACGTTCCGGCAAAGGTGGGCATGTTTGGATCTTTTTTGAAAAACCGATTGCTGCATCCCAAGCACGGCGGCTTGGGAGTTTTTTACTGACAAAAGCCATGGAGAAGCGGCATCAAGTGGGGCTTGATTCCTATGACCGGTTGTTTCCCAATCAAGACACCATGCCCAAAGGAGGGTTTGGCAATTTGATCGCGTTGCCACTGCAAAGGGAACCCAGAAGCCGGGGCAATAGCGCTTTCATTGATGAAAATGGCAATCTTCACGAAAACCAATGGTCAGTTCTTTCCGGAATCAAAAAAATAAATCAGAACCGGATTCACGACCTTCTTTCCTCTGTGGACTTTCATGCGGAAGTTGGGGAGATCCCGCTCATTTCCGATGAGGACGAAAAACCCATCAAGCCATGGGAAAAGCAGAAACAGAAATCTCATAAGGTCAAAGGACCTTTTCCTGAAAAAGTCAGGATTACTTTGGCAAACATGGTTTATGTGGAAAAGAGCGGGTTGCCATCGGCCATGTTGAATCGCATCCTTCGCTTGGCCGCCTTTCAAAATCCTGAATTCTATAAAACCCAAGCCATGCGGCTTTCCACGTACGATAAGCCCCGGATCATTTCTTGTGGGAATGAATTCCCTGACCATGTGGCCATTCCTAGAGGTTGTCTGAAAGAAGTTATAGAGCTGCTGAATGAATACGGTATCAAACAGGAAGTTTCGGATGAGCGATTCATGGGTAAGCCCATTCAGGCCCGTTTTATTGGGAAGTTAAGAGAACTCCAAAAGCAGTCGGTTTCTGAGCTCATGAAACATGATATGGGAGTTTTATCTGCAACCACCGCCTTTGGTAAAACAGTCGTGGCAGCTTGGATGATTGCGAAGAGAAAAACAAACACGCTCATCCTTGTTCATCGGAAACAATTGATGGATCAGTGGAAGGAACGCCTCTCCCTATTTCTTGAAATGCCGGCAAAATCTATCGGAGAAATCGGCGGTGGTCGCTCCAAAGCCACAGGCTTCATTGATATTGCCACCATGCAGACCCTCTGCCGCGAGGGTGAAGTAAAACCAATTGTTGCCGATTATGGCCATGTGATCATTGATGAATGCCATCACATTTCGGCTTTTAGTTTTGAACAGGTTCTTAAGCAGGTAAAAGCCAAATATGTGTTGGGGCTGACGGCTACACCTGTGAGGAAAGATGGCCATCACCCCATCATTACGATGCAGTGTGGACCCATCCGTTTCAAGGTCACGCCCAAACAGCATCAGGAATTGACAGGTTTTGAACACGGGGTGATTCCACGATACACCTCATTTAGATTGCCCGAATTCAGTGCACGTCTCAGTATCCAAGAAATCTATTCGGCACTGATTCAAAACAAATCCAGAAACGACCTCATTTTTGACGACCTTATGAAGGCCTTGGAGACAGGGCGATCCCCGCTCATTCTCACGGAACGCACAGAACATCTTGAAGAAATAGAGAAACGATTGAAGGGTTTTGCCAAAAACGTTTTTGTCCTTCGGGGCGGAATGAGCAAAAAGCAACGAACAACTCTCATGGATGAAATCCATAAACTGCCCGACTCCGAGGAACGGGTTATCCTCGCGACAGGCCGGTATATTGGTGAAGGATTTGATGACAGCCGCTTGGACACTTTATTTCTGGTCATCCCCATTTCATGGAAGGGCACATTGCAACAATATGTGGGACGCCTTCACCGTTCCCATGCGGGCAAAAAGGTGCTGCAAGTTTACGATTATGTGGATCAGGAAGTGCCGATGCTCCGAAGGATGTTTTTACGGAGACTCCAAGGTTACAAAACCATTGGGTACTCTTTGAAGGAAGGAAATCTAAATTCACCCAAAGCTCCAATTTATTTACGCGATGACACCCAATAA
- a CDS encoding FAD-dependent oxidoreductase, which yields METTDFLIIGGGVVGLTMALELQKRHPSAKITLIEKEDFCGFHASGRNSGVLHAGFYYTADSLKAKFTREGNLRWKAYCKEKKIPVNECGKLVVAKNEQELGRLNELLNRGKANGVELHSISSDEAKEIEPRVKTHEKALYSPLTASVNPGEVMKNLAKEAADKNIRIMYGTAYLSKTKNGIKTNKGLIQAGYIINAAGLYADKIAHDFGFAKDLCILPFKGLYLYSDEPSGSVRTNIYPVPDLNYPFLGVHYTITADNHIKIGPTAIPAFWREQYQGFHNFNYDEFLEIAGIETKLFFTNTLDFRKLAFTELKKIWKSHLVRLASELMEGVKKDQFKKWGPSGIRAQLYNKQTKKLEMDFHYEGDRNSFHILNAVSPAFTCALPFAEFLVDKIEYHFKK from the coding sequence ATGGAAACCACCGACTTTTTAATCATTGGAGGAGGCGTTGTTGGGCTGACTATGGCTTTAGAGCTCCAAAAACGTCATCCTTCTGCCAAAATAACCCTGATCGAAAAAGAGGATTTTTGTGGCTTTCATGCCAGTGGGCGCAACAGTGGTGTGCTTCATGCAGGGTTTTATTATACAGCCGATAGCTTAAAGGCCAAGTTCACAAGGGAAGGCAATTTGCGATGGAAAGCCTATTGCAAGGAAAAGAAAATCCCCGTGAATGAATGTGGAAAACTTGTTGTCGCCAAAAATGAACAGGAACTGGGCAGGCTTAATGAATTACTCAATAGAGGGAAAGCAAACGGAGTTGAATTGCATTCAATTTCATCGGATGAAGCAAAAGAAATCGAACCACGCGTCAAAACCCATGAAAAAGCCCTTTACTCCCCTTTGACAGCTTCGGTCAATCCAGGCGAGGTCATGAAAAACTTGGCAAAAGAGGCCGCCGACAAAAATATCCGTATCATGTACGGCACGGCTTACCTCAGCAAAACAAAAAATGGCATTAAGACAAATAAGGGGCTTATTCAAGCGGGATATATCATCAATGCGGCAGGACTTTATGCCGACAAGATTGCCCATGATTTTGGATTTGCAAAAGACTTGTGCATCCTTCCATTTAAGGGATTGTATCTGTATTCGGACGAACCCAGTGGATCGGTACGCACCAATATATACCCCGTACCGGATTTAAATTATCCATTCCTCGGGGTTCACTATACAATAACTGCCGACAATCACATTAAGATAGGCCCCACCGCCATTCCTGCATTCTGGCGAGAACAGTATCAAGGCTTTCATAATTTTAATTATGATGAATTTCTGGAAATCGCTGGAATTGAGACGAAACTTTTTTTTACCAATACACTTGATTTTAGAAAACTTGCTTTTACTGAATTAAAGAAAATATGGAAATCTCATTTGGTGAGATTAGCTTCAGAATTGATGGAGGGTGTTAAAAAAGACCAATTCAAAAAATGGGGTCCTTCAGGCATCCGGGCCCAGCTTTACAACAAACAGACAAAAAAACTTGAAATGGATTTTCATTACGAAGGAGACAGAAACTCATTTCACATTCTCAATGCCGTTTCCCCTGCGTTTACCTGTGCTCTCCCGTTTGCTGAATTCCTCGTGGATAAAATAGAATATCATTTCAAGAAATAA
- a CDS encoding cysteine--tRNA ligase — translation MSLFIYNTLTRKKEEFKPIHPPKVGLYVCGVTVYDECHLGHARALINFDVIYRYLKFTGYDVTFVRNFTDVDDKIIARAQKEKISWEEVATKYIATFHRDTKNLGLVTPSLEPKATEHIPDMLHIIEALEKKGMAYAAGGDVFYSVRKKVDYGKLSGKKIEELEVGARVDVLEAKTDPLDFALWKGSKPGEPTWDSPWGKGRPGWHIECSAMSMKYLGETFDIHGGGRDLSFPHHENEIAQSEGATGKTFAKYWVHNGFVNINAEKMSKSLGNFLTIDSLLQKYHPEVIRLFILAAHYRSPLDYTDQNIENARQSLIRWYGTCTRVEALNPTQEHLLGDPSIVELNEKLHQFKTYFVQAMDDDFNTAKVVGALFDITRLWNKVLDENKNVPAFLVETFNEVVKQVHEVLGIFGSSPARFFEKEKTAAMQKSNLTPEAIEQKIKERKQARIDKNFALADTIRKELTEASIQIKDNPDGTTSWSIS, via the coding sequence ATGTCTTTATTTATTTACAACACCCTTACTCGTAAGAAAGAAGAGTTCAAACCTATCCATCCCCCCAAAGTGGGTCTCTATGTGTGCGGGGTGACGGTTTATGATGAATGCCATTTGGGACACGCGCGGGCGCTCATCAATTTTGATGTCATATATCGTTATCTGAAATTTACGGGATACGATGTCACTTTTGTCCGCAATTTTACCGATGTGGATGACAAGATTATTGCCCGTGCCCAAAAAGAAAAAATTTCGTGGGAAGAAGTGGCCACAAAATACATCGCCACCTTCCATCGCGACACAAAAAATTTGGGTTTGGTGACTCCCAGTTTGGAACCAAAGGCCACCGAACATATTCCCGACATGCTTCACATTATCGAAGCTTTGGAAAAGAAAGGGATGGCTTATGCGGCCGGTGGGGATGTTTTTTATTCGGTGAGAAAAAAAGTGGATTATGGAAAACTTTCGGGGAAAAAAATAGAAGAGCTTGAGGTGGGAGCTCGTGTCGATGTTTTGGAGGCCAAAACCGATCCGCTCGATTTTGCGCTGTGGAAGGGGTCAAAACCCGGGGAGCCTACCTGGGATTCCCCATGGGGAAAGGGGAGGCCGGGTTGGCATATTGAATGCTCTGCCATGAGCATGAAGTATTTGGGAGAGACTTTTGACATTCATGGCGGGGGGCGCGATTTAAGTTTCCCCCATCATGAAAATGAAATTGCCCAATCAGAAGGCGCCACGGGTAAAACTTTTGCCAAGTATTGGGTGCATAACGGGTTTGTCAACATCAATGCCGAAAAGATGAGCAAGTCGCTCGGGAATTTTTTGACCATCGATAGCTTGCTTCAAAAATATCATCCGGAAGTGATCCGGTTATTCATTCTTGCCGCCCATTACCGGTCGCCCCTGGATTATACCGACCAAAACATTGAGAATGCCCGCCAGTCGCTTATTCGCTGGTACGGAACGTGTACCCGTGTGGAAGCGCTTAACCCCACCCAAGAGCATCTTTTGGGAGATCCCAGCATTGTTGAGTTAAATGAAAAACTTCATCAGTTTAAAACTTATTTTGTCCAGGCCATGGATGATGATTTTAATACGGCCAAAGTGGTGGGAGCCCTGTTTGATATAACACGCCTGTGGAATAAAGTGTTGGATGAAAATAAAAACGTTCCAGCCTTTTTGGTTGAAACTTTTAACGAGGTCGTCAAGCAAGTTCATGAGGTGCTGGGTATTTTTGGGTCATCTCCTGCCCGTTTTTTTGAAAAAGAAAAAACAGCAGCCATGCAAAAGTCAAATTTAACTCCCGAGGCCATTGAACAAAAAATAAAAGAGAGAAAGCAAGCCCGCATTGACAAAAACTTTGCCCTGGCAGATACCATCCGCAAAGAACTTACAGAGGCCAGCATTCAAATTAAAGACAACCCGGATGGAACGACGAGTTGGAGTATCTCCTGA
- a CDS encoding 2-C-methyl-D-erythritol 2,4-cyclodiphosphate synthase, protein MRTGIGYDVHKLVEGRKLVLGGVEIPHEKGLLGHSDADALLHAITDAILGAAGLGDIGQHFPDSDPQFKGMDSLKFLEITFQKIKAKGLKVNNIDSVIIAESPKLSPHKEKMKANIAKVLQMNPEDVNVKATTEEGLGFTGKKEGMAAWAVVTLG, encoded by the coding sequence ATGCGTACAGGAATTGGTTACGATGTCCACAAATTAGTGGAAGGCCGCAAGCTTGTTTTGGGTGGGGTTGAAATCCCGCACGAAAAGGGTTTACTTGGGCATTCAGATGCTGACGCTTTGTTGCATGCCATTACCGATGCGATTTTGGGAGCCGCAGGCTTAGGAGATATTGGTCAGCATTTTCCCGATTCAGATCCCCAATTTAAAGGGATGGACTCCCTTAAATTTCTGGAAATTACTTTTCAAAAAATAAAAGCCAAAGGTTTAAAAGTGAATAATATTGATTCGGTGATTATTGCCGAGTCCCCCAAACTTTCCCCCCATAAAGAAAAAATGAAGGCCAATATTGCAAAAGTATTACAAATGAATCCCGAAGACGTGAACGTGAAAGCCACAACTGAAGAGGGTTTGGGGTTTACCGGAAAAAAAGAAGGCATGGCCGCATGGGCCGTGGTGACGTTGGGGTAG
- a CDS encoding 2-C-methyl-D-erythritol 4-phosphate cytidylyltransferase: MSNYAIIPAAGLGIRFGGQTRKQFLELKGKPLFQWSVEAFVKTGLFEKIVVCLPAQGRGDPAPTVGVGFPDPCIFITGGATRAESVKKGFEFLHSQDDDTVLVHDAVRPLVSVDLIKKIVEATKVKWAVVPVVPISDTVKEMDGDKVKKTIPRNQLRLTQTPQGFSCRILSALYKSHPDLGQNSTDEAMMVEGMGTDVFVVEGDPKNIKVTTPDDLKLAEYYLNSL, translated from the coding sequence ATGTCCAATTACGCCATCATCCCCGCTGCAGGTTTGGGAATCCGTTTTGGCGGCCAAACACGCAAACAATTTTTGGAATTAAAAGGTAAACCCCTTTTTCAATGGTCGGTGGAAGCATTTGTGAAAACAGGGTTGTTTGAGAAGATTGTGGTGTGTTTGCCTGCCCAAGGGCGGGGCGACCCCGCCCCTACCGTAGGGGTCGGGTTTCCCGACCCATGTATTTTTATCACCGGTGGAGCCACCCGTGCCGAATCCGTCAAAAAGGGTTTTGAGTTTTTACATTCCCAAGACGATGATACTGTTCTTGTTCACGATGCCGTGAGGCCCTTGGTTTCGGTAGATCTCATCAAAAAAATTGTTGAGGCAACCAAAGTCAAATGGGCTGTGGTTCCGGTGGTTCCTATCAGTGACACTGTAAAAGAAATGGATGGGGACAAGGTTAAAAAAACCATCCCCAGAAATCAATTAAGGCTCACTCAAACCCCCCAGGGTTTTTCTTGCAGAATCCTTTCGGCATTGTATAAGTCCCATCCGGACCTAGGCCAGAATTCAACCGATGAAGCCATGATGGTTGAAGGGATGGGGACGGATGTGTTTGTTGTCGAAGGCGATCCCAAAAACATCAAGGTGACAACACCGGATGATTTGAAATTGGCGGAATATTATTTAAATTCATTGTAG
- a CDS encoding anthranilate/aminodeoxychorismate synthase component II (TrpG; with TrpE catalyzes the formation of anthranilate and glutamate from chorismate and glutamine; TrpG provides the glutamine amidotransferase activity) has translation MLLIIDNYDSFTYNLVQYFGEILQDAGQNPEKEIRVFRNDECTLADIRGMNPKWIVISPGPCTPKEAGISVPLIKEFTGMIPILGVCLGHQSIGAAFGGEIVRAARVMHGKTSQIKHDNKTIFEGIENPFVATRYHSLVIRPESMPDVLEISATTKEGEIMAVRHKQHRVEGVQFHPESILTKVGKDILRNFLR, from the coding sequence ATGTTATTAATCATCGATAATTACGATTCGTTTACCTATAACCTGGTCCAGTATTTTGGGGAAATTTTACAGGATGCAGGACAAAACCCCGAAAAGGAGATTCGTGTTTTCAGAAATGACGAATGTACTCTGGCTGATATCCGGGGAATGAATCCAAAATGGATCGTCATTTCTCCCGGCCCATGTACCCCGAAAGAAGCGGGTATTTCTGTGCCGCTCATCAAAGAATTTACCGGGATGATTCCCATTTTGGGGGTTTGTTTGGGGCATCAGTCCATTGGCGCTGCTTTTGGAGGGGAAATTGTCCGTGCCGCGCGCGTGATGCATGGAAAAACGTCGCAAATAAAACACGACAATAAAACCATTTTTGAAGGAATTGAAAATCCCTTTGTGGCAACGAGATATCATTCTTTGGTGATTCGTCCGGAATCGATGCCCGATGTATTGGAAATTTCTGCCACCACCAAGGAAGGGGAAATTATGGCCGTGCGCCACAAGCAGCACCGTGTGGAAGGGGTGCAGTTTCATCCTGAATCCATTTTAACAAAGGTGGGGAAGGATATTTTGAGGAATTTTTTGAGGTAG
- a CDS encoding anthranilate synthase component I has protein sequence MFSLTLQEFQTLAKKGNLIPLYAEIPADLDTPVSAFLKIRSGKYDFLLESATGGEKWGQYSFLGTNPRMVLKVRNDQLTLLSGKKKTVQTISGDPLSAVKEVMKPFKPVEVPGLPRFFGGAVGFLSYDVVRSFEKIKEASLDDLGVEEAFFVIADTLLMFDNFKQTIKIVVNIYLDGTSVKGLYQKACVKIETLVRQLRKPIPSVSKKKKTTPETPRVRHTEKEFMGMVEKAREYIKAGDVFQVVLSTRYEAKTDIDPFELYRVLRRLNPSPYLYFLHFDDLAVVGASPEVMVRLEGKRAELRPIAGTRRRGYTEKEDLELEEELREDPKERAEHIMLVDLGRNDLGRVCEIGSVTVDELEIVERYSHVMHLVSHVSGMLKKGRDAYDLIRATFPAGTLTGAPKIRAMEIIEELEGLRRGVYGGCVGYIGFNGNCDTAIAIRTAFFKGKKVYVQAGAGIVFNSDARLEYKECQNKARGVLKALENVYGRTLCSPVMGQY, from the coding sequence ATGTTTTCTCTTACACTCCAAGAATTTCAAACATTAGCCAAAAAAGGGAATCTCATCCCTTTGTATGCCGAAATCCCGGCCGATCTTGATACTCCTGTGTCTGCTTTTTTAAAAATTCGTTCCGGAAAATATGATTTTTTGCTTGAAAGTGCCACAGGGGGAGAAAAATGGGGGCAGTACAGTTTTCTGGGAACTAATCCACGAATGGTTCTTAAGGTTCGTAACGACCAATTGACTCTTTTATCGGGGAAGAAAAAGACGGTTCAAACAATTTCTGGGGATCCCTTATCGGCAGTCAAAGAGGTGATGAAACCTTTTAAACCGGTTGAAGTTCCCGGTTTGCCCCGTTTTTTTGGGGGAGCGGTGGGTTTTTTGAGTTATGATGTTGTCCGTTCATTTGAAAAAATCAAAGAAGCAAGTTTAGATGACCTTGGCGTGGAAGAAGCTTTTTTTGTGATCGCAGATACGCTTTTAATGTTTGATAATTTTAAACAGACCATCAAAATTGTGGTGAATATTTATCTTGATGGGACTTCTGTTAAAGGCTTGTATCAAAAAGCCTGTGTAAAGATTGAAACCCTCGTTCGCCAATTAAGAAAGCCCATCCCTTCTGTTTCCAAAAAGAAGAAGACAACCCCGGAAACCCCGCGTGTCAGGCACACCGAAAAAGAGTTCATGGGCATGGTTGAAAAAGCGCGTGAGTATATCAAGGCAGGAGATGTTTTCCAGGTGGTGTTGTCTACGAGGTACGAAGCTAAAACGGACATTGATCCTTTTGAACTTTATCGCGTACTCAGGCGATTAAATCCTTCCCCTTACCTTTACTTTTTACATTTTGATGATCTGGCCGTGGTAGGGGCTTCTCCTGAAGTGATGGTGCGTCTTGAAGGAAAAAGAGCCGAACTCCGGCCCATTGCAGGTACGCGCAGACGTGGATATACCGAAAAAGAGGATCTCGAACTCGAAGAAGAATTAAGAGAAGATCCCAAAGAACGTGCCGAGCACATCATGCTGGTTGACCTTGGCCGCAATGATTTGGGACGGGTGTGTGAAATAGGCAGTGTCACCGTGGATGAGTTGGAAATTGTGGAGCGGTATTCGCATGTGATGCACTTGGTTTCGCATGTCTCAGGAATGCTAAAAAAAGGCAGGGATGCCTATGATCTTATCCGTGCCACCTTTCCTGCTGGGACACTGACAGGGGCGCCTAAAATAAGGGCCATGGAAATTATCGAAGAGCTTGAGGGCTTGCGTCGTGGGGTTTATGGGGGATGTGTTGGGTATATCGGGTTTAATGGAAATTGCGACACGGCCATTGCCATCCGCACGGCTTTTTTCAAGGGAAAGAAAGTTTATGTTCAAGCGGGCGCCGGTATTGTTTTTAATTCGGATGCGCGCCTGGAGTATAAGGAATGCCAGAACAAGGCCCGGGGGGTTTTAAAGGCTTTAGAAAACGTGTACGGGCGAACCTTGTGTTCGCCCGTGATGGGCCAATATTGA